In Phyllopteryx taeniolatus isolate TA_2022b chromosome 1, UOR_Ptae_1.2, whole genome shotgun sequence, the following proteins share a genomic window:
- the pik3cd gene encoding phosphatidylinositol 4,5-bisphosphate 3-kinase catalytic subunit delta isoform isoform X4, which yields MVWENARGEALFTALGHPDSYVFTCIKQTGEREELEEESRRISDVQPFMGVLRLVAREGDRVEKLTNSQISFLIGKGLHEFEAQKNHEVSEFRTKIRAFCEEKAQRRQASPWQQWMAYMFPCDLEPCCSLAMCGKSQNTKIFINIKFEACDESFMVQQEPKDLPLALMRSALKKKATVFRSLRQQPEDYTLQVNGRWEFIYGRHPLCQFKYIFSCLSTGQNPHLTMVHHSTISKYQEEHERMCSHVCKSRSLSRPPPLPLKKQNTSSLWSIHEPFYIHLLQGSRVNADEGMKLVVQAGLFHGSELLCKVVTSSEVAVCSEPLWDQKVEFDISVADLPRMSRLCFALYAVFDKAKKPRGTKKKNKKADCPIAWGNIMVFDYKDQLKSGEFLLSTWPSVPDDKSDLLNPMGTVEKNPNVDSVAGLLIRFPNIRPHPLYYPPLDKIGAMETNGDAAAATKEENMKLKEIMDNKNYTEFFEDEKELLWKLRTEVRDHYPESLSKLLLITKWNKREDVIQMVSLLRNWPELPAIPALELLDYSFPDPAVRSFTIRCLRKLSDDELLQYLIQLVQVLKYESYLDCDLTTFLLERAIFNRRIGHYLFWHLRSEIHVPSVSLRFGLILEAYCRGNIHHIKLLTKQNEAQGKMKVLSDSVKSGPQKMNAEDLKLCIRQESDALSNLLSPLNPSVILTEICADKCRFMDSKMKPLWLMYKSPWTQGDMVGIIFKNGDDLRQDMLTLQMIQLMENLWKKEGLDLRMIPYGCLSTGNKMGFIEVVRNSDTIANIQRNNSNSAATAAFNKDALLNWLKSKNPEDKLEQAIEEFTLSCAGYCVATYILGIGDRHNDNIMIRETGQLFHIDFGHFLGNFKRKLGINRERVPFILTYDFVHVIQQGRTNNKLCIVVVRFREYCERAYKILCRNGTLFVNLFAMMKAAGLPELSSFKDIQYLKDSLSLGKSEEEALKNFKVKFNEALRESWKTKVNWMMHSLAKDNRP from the exons atggTTTGGGAAAATGCCAGAGGGGAGGCGCTATTCACGGCGCTGGGTCATCCAGACTCATACGTCTTCACCTGCATCAAGCAGACAGGTGAAAGGGAGGAACTGGAGGAGGAGTCGAGGCGTATAAGTGATGTGCAGCCTTTCATGGGTGTTTTGAGACTGGTGGCCAGGGAGGGTGACCGTGTCGAGAAACTCACCAACAGCCAAATCAGCTTTTTGATTGGCAAAG GTCTGCATGAGTTTGAGGCCCAGAAGAACCACGAAGTGAGTGAATTTCGGACCAAGATACGAGCGTTCTGTGAGGAGAAGGCTCAGCGGCGGCAagcatcaccatggcaacagtgGATGGCATACATGTTCCCATGTGACTTGGAGCCATGCTGCTCTCTGGCAATGTGTGGCAAGTCACAAAACACCAAGATCTTTATCAACATCAAGTTTGAGGCTTGTGAT GAAAGCTTCATGGTGCAGCAGGAGCCAAAGGACCTGCCGCTGGCTCTGATGAGGAGCGCCCTGAAGAAGAAGGCCACCGTCTTCCGATCGCTGCGGCAACAACCAGAGGACTACACCTTACAGGTCAACGGTAGATGGGAGTTCATCTATGGGAGACACCCGCTGTGCCAGTTTAAA TACATTTTCTCCTGTTTGAGTACTGGCCAAAACCCTCATCTCACCATGGTGCACCACTCCACCATCAGCAAGTATCAAGAGGAGCACGAGCGGATGTGTAGTCACGTGTGCAAGAGTCGCTCCTTGTCCAGacctcctcctctgcctctcAAGAAG CAGAATACCTCCTCTTTGTGGTCCATCCATGAGCCTTTCTACATCCACCTGCTGCAAGGAAGCCGAGTCAATGCAGATGAAGGAATGAAG CTTGTGGTGCAAGCTGGCCTCTTCCATGGCAGTGAGCTGCTCTGTAAGGTGGTGACCAGCTCCGAGGTGGCGGTGTGCTCCGAGCCACTATGGGACCAAAAGGTGGAGTTCGATATCAGCGTGGCTGACCTGCCTCGCATGAGTCGCCTGTGCTTCGCTCTCTATGCTGTCTTCGACAAGGCCAAGAAGCCCAGAGGCACCAAAAAGAAGAATAAGAAAGCA gATTGTCCAATAGCCTGGGGGAACATCATGGTGTTTGACTACAAGGACCAGCTAAAGAGTGGCGAGTTTCTATTGTCCACATGGCCATCTGTTCCTG ATGACAAAAGTGACCTGTTGAACCCGATGGGAACAGTTGAGAAGAATCCCAACGTTGACAGTGTAGCTGGACTTCTCATTCGCTTCCCGAACATCCGACCACATCCGCTCTATTATCCTCCCCTTGACAAG ATAGGTGCTATGGAAACAAATGGTGATGCAGCTGCGGCAACAAAAGAAGAG AACATGAAGCTGAAAGAAATAATGGACAACAAAAACTACACAGAGTTCTTCGAGGATGAGAAGGAGCTGTTGTGGAAACTTCGCACGGAAGTCCGGGACCATTATCCTGAAAGTCTTTCCAAGCTGCTCCTCATCACCAAGTGGAATAAGAGAGAGGATGTCATCCAG ATGGTGAGTCTTTTGAGGAACTGGCCAGAGCTCCCTGCTATCCCAGCCTTGGAGCTCTTAGATTACAGTTTTCCAGACCCGGCGGTTCGTTCTTTCACCATCAGATGCCTCAGAAAGCTCAG TGATGATGAGCTGCTGCAGTATTTAATCCAGCTGGTCCAGGTCCTCAAATACGAGTCTTATCTAGACTGCGACCTCACAACGTTCCTGCTCGAGAGGGCTATATTCAACAGGAGGATCGGGCACTATCTCTTTTGGCATCTCAG GTCAGAGATCCACGTCCCATCTGTCAGCTTAAGGTTTGGCCTGATTCTTGAGGCCTATTGCAGGGGTAACATCCACCACATCAaacttttaacaaaacag AATGAGGCTCAAGGCAAAATGAAGGTACTCAGTGACTCTGTCAAATCAGGCCCCCAGAAGATGAATGCTGAGGACCTGAAGCTGTGCATCAGACAGGAGTCGGACGCTTTGTCCAACCTGCTGTCACCACTCAACCCCAGCGTCATCCTCACTGAAATCTG TGCAGACAAGTGCAGATTCATGGACTCGAAGATGAAACCACTCTGGTTGATGTATAAGAGTCCTTGGACTCAAGGAGACATGGTGGGCATCATCTTCAAGAATGGGGATG ATCTTCGACAAGACATGTTGACCCTCCAGATGATCCAGCTCATGGAGaatttgtggaaaaaagaaGGACTGGATCTCAG AATGATCCCATATGGGTGCTTGTCCACTGGGAACAAGATGGGTTTCATTGAGGTGGTGAGGAACTCGGATACCATCGCCAATATCCAGCGAAATAACAGCAACAGTGCCGCCACTGCTGCCTTTAATAAAGATGCCCTGCTGAACTGGCTCAAATCCAAGAATCCAGA AGACAAACTTGAACAAGCAATCGAGGAGTTCACGCTGTCTTGTGCTGGCTACTGTGTAGCTACTTACATCTTGGGCATTGGTGACCGTCACAATGACAATATTATGATCAGGGAAACTGGACAG CTCTTTCACATTGACTTTGGACATTTCCTGGGCAACTTCAAGCGCAAACTGGGCATCAACAGGGAACGTGtaccttttattttgacatacgACTTCGTCCATGTGATCCAACAAGGACGAACAAACAACA AACTATGCATCGTTGTTGTTAGGTTCAGGGAATACTGCGAGCGGGCATATAAGATCCTGTGTCGGAATGGGACACTCTTTGTCAACCTCTTTGCGATGATGAAGGCAGCTGGACTGCCCGAACTCTCTTCCTTCAAGGACATTCAGTACCTAAAG GACTCTTTATCTTTGGGCAAATCAGAGGAAGAGGCACTGAAGAATTTCAAAGTGAAGTTCAACGAGGCTCTGCGAGAAAGCTGGAAGACTAAGGTCAACTGGATGATGCACTCTCTGGCCAAAGATAACAGACCATAA